AGttccctctgcagctgaaagTGTACTTGGGAATTCAGTGGTCactaaaacaaagtaaaaaaagtaaCGTTTATAAAGATCGCTGATTAGGAGGGTCTTCGTCTGGCATTCAAAATTGCTTACACGGTTCTGCATCTGCAACTAAGAGGTGAAAATCTGTACCTTGGTTTTCATGCCTGCAGCTCATCCTACCCAGACAAATGATGTACTTTAGTAACATGTCCAGCGTTTAGACGTTTTGAGAGTTCAGCTGTAGTTGTAGCTAATTGTTGCCAAGTTTACCTGGGGTGAGTTGTTACGGctggaagatgaaaaatgatacagaaaagctgttctcAGAGGTTCAGAAAGAACTTCAAGTGGTAGAAGACcccaaaaacataaaaaactcAGCCTTGTGTGCAGACATCAATCTGTGGAAAAGAGGTCACTGATGTGGATAAAGTAGTGACCTAGGGATGGTTAGGATGAGAACAGGTCACTCTGATCAAGTAAGTATTAACATTAACAACAGCCTTCATTTGGGATGACAATGTAAGTACTCAATTTTAAGCATGTTTTGAATTCCCACTGACTCTATTGCTCAAGCACAACATGCTCTAAACTAACCTTTTCAGCAGACCATTTACAATTGTCTTTCccaaatcaagaaaaaaaaaatagtgcatATTTGAATGAATCTTTCTTACTGCATCCCAAGTGCAAgactttgcatttatttctgttgtactTCATGAGGTTTCTGTCACATTATTTTTCCAGCCTGTTAAACCCCTGAATACAAGCCTGATCCTCTGCTGACCTGGCCGTTCACCCTAGTTTGACATCATTTACAACATTTGACCTGTGTTTCTTTAAACCTACTGAGACATACCTATAGGCATCTTGGAGAAAACCTCCCAGATACAAATACAAGTATCTGGAGAGTCTCTATGATGGCAGGGTCAGGCTAACACAGACCATCTCTGCTACACAGAGACAAGAAAGAATTCGTGCTGGCTACCCTTTGTACCTCCAGGAAGAGGGACAGGCTCTGGTGAGCAGAACACGCTGTCATCTTCAATCCTCGTATCAGCTTCTTGGAAATCAGTTGGAAAATCTGGGAGAGCACTGGTTGTCACTATACTTGCTAGAAAAGCATCATTTGCTGTTCCAGCAAATGCTGGGGGAGCAATGGTCTCCAGTGTAGTTACTGCTGGAGGCTTGGTGGCTGCAGTTGTTGCTTCAGGGACAGTGGTTGTCAGGAGGACAGCAGTCCCTGCTGTGGCTTGATGATCGGTGGCTGCAGTTGTTGGTCCAGGGACAGTGGTTGTCAGGAGAACAGCAGTCTCTGCTATTGTTTGATGATCAGAGGTTGCTTGGGGAGCAGAAGGTGTTTTTTGAACATGTTTGGGGGAAACGGGAGCCTTTCTTGTAGTGGTTGTCATCACTGGAGGGGCTGCACGGAAAAAACATAgtcaaaagaaaaggcagatcAGAGCATTCTGATCCGAGCCCTGAGGAAAACCAACCAGAAATGATTGAAGGTTATCTAGCTGCTAAAATACTGAGAATAAGGTGGGAGAGTTGCTTATTAAAAAGGTTGTTCAGTTAGCAGAAAACATGCCCCAGCCAGATCAGTTGCCATATTTacagatgtgcttttttttcccccagtaagTTTCAGACACCCCCTCCTTAACCCCcttacagaaaaggaagggcCAGAACCTTGCATGGTAGAACCCAAAAATTTGCAAACTTTGTGATTTTGCTTCTCAACatacttgtaaaaataaaataaaatcacttgaTTTTCAGCTACAAGCTTCTTGCTAATCTTTTCAacccatcctttttttttttttttttttgagctctGTTGCCCTCAGACTCAGGGATGGACATGGGACTTCAGCATTTTTCCCCCACTCTCCTGTATGTCACAAACATACAAGAGTGTTGTGCACATCAGCACCACCTGCATGCCTGAACACCCCataaaagtcagaaaaagatTGTCTGTCTTCATTGTGGAGGGTGGGtaccatcattttttttctgtgctttgcaatGCTTCTCAGCCTCTTCCCATCTTTGTAAGACTCTCACATTatcctgcagctcagcaaaaTAATGGGAAGGGAAAAGTCCTTCAAGACTCTGAGACAAAATTTCTAAACACATGGGTCTCGTTATGACATGAACCAACTAAAGCCTTTTTTGTGTTGGGGTGAACCCCAAAGgcaaaactgaatttcattCCAAGGGCTCTTCAAACGATAAATCCCTTTTATAATTCcatcatattttaaatgtcaaatatAGCCACAcaatgagaaattaaatatttcatttgaaaggcaaaaaaaaaaaaagggggtaaAAGTTACTATTTCCTCATCAAAACTGCTCATTGAATGTGGTTCAATCTAGCAACTGGTTGCAGACCTCACATAGAAACTGTATTATTTAGGAAAAGTGGGGGGGTTTgccaaaacaaatgaacaaacaaaaaaaaaaaagaaaaaaacaaacacataaacTCCAATTTTAAACTCCTACCCAGTGAGAGGTTTCTTCCTGACAGCTGTATCACGAAGGTCCCCAGACTCACCTCTGACCACCTCCAGCCGTATGTTCTGTTTGATGTCATTGAACCAGCCTGGGATCTCCACGCGGCAGCAGTATGTACCAGCATCTTCAGCCTTCACCTTCCCGATCGTGAGAGACACATCTCCATAGGAAATATAGCCCCGGAGATTGTACCTCTGAGATTTCCTGAACGTCACCCGGTTTCCAGTGGTGTGCAAAATTTTGTTACTGCACTTCGAATTTGGGCATGggcctctgccccagcacatGTCGGAGATGTCCTGATGGCGTGCCACCCGGTAGAGGCAGGGCAGCTGAACAGGTTGCCCTACTACTCCTCTAACAACAGCTTCGGATGCTGCGTGCGCTGTCAAGGAAGGACAAGGAAAGATGAGAGCTGGCAGTCTCCGATGCATGACTATGCAATGCAataaagcagggaaagaaacactcctgcctgcaggcaggccACAGCTCCTGATCCCCCGAGCCTTCTCCTGGAGCCTGTGGGCTCAGGACACCACAGGCTGTGGCCAGGAGCTTGCTGACGTGGGCTCACTGCTGGAGGGCTCCATGCTCTcgccacaggcagctgctggagggctgcTCCCAAAACACATCGCCCATACCAAACATGCGGTGAGCGAAGCTGAGGTCTGTCGCTGGCAGCCTAAGCACAGACTAGACGTGTGCAAATGGAATTTGCTCCCATCCCATCTCCTCTCCTAAGAGACTGTTTGAAAGTTGTTCAGGAACCTGGTGTGAAATACACCTGGGTTTCTCAGTCCACCAACATCTCcttcaaaaaggaaatgctgtcaCAGTCGCCTTTCACTGACAGTCTCAATGGCAGGGTCCAAAATAGCTATTCTTGTGTAAAATTAGGGCCTAATTAAGCTGGCAGAGCAGTGGGATCTGTATGGGAACCTGTTCTCAGAGAATGcgctgttttttctgtttctgagcaaGCCCTGCCAGCTATCCCACCTACCTTGCAGAGCACTGTGAGCATAGAGGCTTTAACTGCTGGTGTtaaatgttaaatgttaaaaagagCATATGCATGCTTTCCTCGTGCTCTTACTCTTAATGACCAGCTTTACTCAGTGTTTACAGCAATACCCACCTTAGCATCTGACCTGAATCTTCACCACATATTGTTCCCTCCTAACTGTCTATGCAATTCTTACGATTGCCCtaaaacagatttcttcttcATGAAAGGCACTATACAAGAAAGGTTCCCATAAAGGAACAGATCTTTTCTGGTTTACATTCACCTAGCCTGTGTTGGTCCTCCTACCTTGTTGCCTTTTTCCCCCATGTTATCATTTACACATGGTGGAGCAGGAACTGTGGGACCTGGGGAGCATCCAGATCTggtcctctgctgcagcaggaggatcATCCCACAGACCTGATGTCTCATGGCCAGCTCGCTTACCCCAACGACGGCTTACAGCGGTTGCTGCTAGCATCAGCTTTGGCCCTGGTTTGCCAGACGCTTCTATTTTGCCAGCTGTTtgaatgccttttctttttggcGTAACTCCCAGATAGCAAACAGATGCTTCCAACTGCGTCCATGtctcttttgttttgtctttaatgGACTATTCCCCAGGTGAGGATTTAGCCTGTGGCAGGCTGCCTCACGACTTGTTATTGGGATGACATTTCAGCTTCGTTATTGCTTATCCCGTTGGCAAGATAAGCCAACTTGTTCAGGTTGCCACGGCtccaaatgctgaaaaaagTATGCAATATGGTGTGAAGGGCAGAAGCTTTTGCAGGGAAATGAAGGGAGGGTGCgcaaaaaaatatgaattccTGAATACAGGATAAGGCTTTGCAAGATGGCTGCTTGTTCTAATCCTCGGAAAGGGAAGGTGCGTTTGCCTTgttacagcaaaacaaacagaaagcagcctTTTCCTGtgacaacagaacaaaacagttCATCTGGTTGCCCTTGAAAGTATCCCTAGGGGAGCGGGGGGTTCGTCACTGCGTGGTTAATGTGTATTTTCCAGTCACCCCAACAAAGATGTGCGCAAAACTAAGACCAGTTTGAACTGTTGCTGGAGTCACTGCTGCCTGCGGAGAAACGGGCTCATCTTCTGTTCTTATTtcatcccagccctgcacagcacaaaagcagcTTCATTAAGCAACCCTTTAACTAAtgaattttttcctgcttttctctttgaaagaaGCAGAGCCCTGaacttaataaataaataaatagatagatagataaataaataaataagtaaataaataaataaaagaagagggaagacGTAAGGCACCAGAGTGTCTGCAGTGCAGTTTCCCACCAGTATTGGTGCTAGAAAGTTACAGGATTTGCAGTTTCAAATCCTGTTTTAATTTATGTGAAGCCAATGTTGCTAACATCTGCCTGCAGGGCAGGTTGGTATGGAAAGCTTCAATATCGCAACAGCCTTGATTCAACACTATGAACCTCTGCAAGGActaaattaattccttctctGGTGCAGTCCCTTCCACAGGCACATTTTCCAAAAGAAGTGGTAAAGAGCACTGAATTAACATCTCTGAAATTAAGAGGTTCCTGAGATCGTTATATTGTGACACTGTGGTCTTACTGCGAGAAGAATCCTACCCTTGTCCACAGCAGTGACCCTCCTAGGCATCCAGATCCGACCCAAGGCACCCTGAGCATCAGCTGTGCCTGGGTCATCCTACCGAAGCTGCTCTAAATCCTTCATCCAAGTGAGAGAGAAATGGACTCCAGATGTTTAATACATGTTCCAAAATAGAAAGAGGTGCTCATAATTGTTCAGATCATACCGATAtacacatatttatatatggTGTCTCTTGAACTAACCCTCAGGGACAGCTGGTATTAAGCACTAACTCCAACAGCTGCTGTTGTAGTGGTCTTCTCTCCCACAGACTGGTTGTTGGATGGACAAAGACATACATCCTCCAGGCAAGACAGCTGGTTGAAAAAgcgttggttttttttcttcatctatttCTGGATTAATTTTCCCTCTTTGTAGAAGATACTTGGCATCTTTTCCCTATCAACcctatttttttgtatttcttcttgaaGCTTCTGTACTGATGaaattgcagagaaaatgactggtaaacagaaaagaagcatcTAACTGCCCACTCTGCTGGTTTCCTGAGTCTCAAGATAACCCATTCTCAGCACTGAGCCAGGTTAAAGAGAAGGTAACAAGAACCCATCCTCATCCTTCAGTAGCTCTGCATCTAAGaaagtttttgaaaatcagaCCGATAGGAGGCAAGTACCTCCAATGTATTTTAAGGCTGAAGATCTGGCAAGAAAAGAGCcctcctgcttttttctgccaaaacttacaaaagacagaaaatattatattccctgggctgcagcaaagtGCCAGCAAGGCTCCACAGGGGCAGCAGACACTGTGGAGGTTGTATTACCTTGCCTCAAAGAGCTATGGATCAGTCACCTCTTGCCCCTCAGTGTAGCCCACCGCTGACCAAACCTTTCCACTGCTTTTCAGATCAATTTAAGAACATCACAGCTGGAAGAGATGTTACACATAATATTTCATCCTGGAAGAGGTCACGCAATTAATATTGAGTCATCTGAGACAGAATTTCCTGAAATGCCTGAGTGATTTAAAAGCACAACTCTCATCAGGAGCCCGTGCCCCACTGAAAGGGGGTGAACCCACATTCCTGAGCCGCCTCAGGCAACCTGTAAACTGCCTTGCTGATGCTTAAATGTGCATGCAGAAACGTCGCCAGTACCAACCATGCCTGCAAGACCCTGTCTCCAGAGTTATTCTTCTTTGACTTCTATCTCTTTTAAAAGGGTTCAGATTTTAGGTAGGTGAAGTGCACATTTGGGAGTTTACTCCCAAACCTCCAGCCACGCTTTCCCCTACTCGGTTCACAGCGGCAGGCAGCCCTCAGCGTTTCAGAAAATCCTTTCTGTATCATTATACTCATTCATTACTCCATCACTATTTCAATTCCCCAGCTTGGGCTGTGTCAGCACTGTCACAtggtggagagagagaggaaaaagcaaagccGGCAGTACGCATTTAACAGTAGTAAAGAAATCAGATAAtttggggggatgggggaacTAACAGAGCCTATACACAGAGGAAAccacatacttttaaaaaaagtttttaaaataaatcaatcagTAATAACTCAGTAAGTTAATAAAACTTTTGAAGTTCTGTATATGAATACGACCTTTTCCACTGATTTGTTGTCACAAAACAAATGGCgctggttttaattttacaaaatattttgttttctgagcaaGCAATACAAAAAGCAGGTGAAGACTCACCTATAAAGATCTGTACCATAATCCAGTGAAACAGCACAAAATGGGACATTTTAGCTGACGGAAACTCCAGGGCAGTGAGTAGAAGGAGAGAAAACCAGAATGTATACTTCCCAGAGATGCTGAGTGAGCCCCACTGAAGTCTCATTTCTCCATTCCCAGATTTTATGTACCGCAACTACTTCTCTTCTACACTTCCGGACAGAGCCGGTCAAACAAGGAGAttcttctgctgaaatcagcGTCGGCACAGGCTCCCTCTGAGTCCTgggtgcagttctgggccccacgACTTGAGAAGGACATGAAGGTActtgaatgtgtccagaggagggtaacaaagctggtgaagggctggaaggcacaGCCGATGAGGAGCGACGGAGCACTCTAGGTCTGTCTagttggagaaaaggaggctgaggggtgacctcattgctctccagcttcctgaggaggggatgtggagagggagatgctgagttcttctccctgggatccagcaATATGACACATGAGAAaggttcaaagctgcaccaggggaggtttagactggacattaggaaacatttctttactgtaagggtggtcaaacactggaacaggcttcctaaaGAGGTGattgatgccccaagcctgtcaaTGTTTAAAAGGtgtttggacaatgcccttaataacatgcttttttAACAGGCTTTTTGTCAGCCcagtggtcaggcagttggactagatgactgttgtaggtcccttccaactgaactatcctatcctatcccaTTCTATCTCCTCCCCTCTTCCTAGACACTCAGCATGGCACTAACCATCAGAGATTTCAATATactatttgttttgcttttctggaatTCTTAAGGCCCGTTGCTGTTCTGTGGTACTGAGCAGCAAGAACAAGCTCTGTGCTTACAGTTTTACACATTTGGCTTACTCTCCACCTCTGGCTTTGTCTTCACTCACATTTTCTTCATCCCTCATTTCCCCTGATTCTACCTTCTGCTTGAAGacccctctctttctttccccagcttcatattttttatttgaagagaCAGCCTTGGAGGAACTCACACAGATGTTCTCTCACCAAAACATCATCCTTCTCAAAGATCCGCAACACCATCTtccaagaaatactttttactctttctgactttttttttttttactttcttacaAACTGATAAAGTTCTCTGGAGattttcctctggaaaagaTGAGtaataaagcaaaagtaatTCAGGGCATTAAGGTCAGGAATGAAGAATTGCTGATAGACAAAATTCTATGCAAATCAATGTAGCATGGTGCAAACGGGAGAGCAAATCCAAGTTCAAATGATAAAATGATGGACTTTAACCAGACATTACCCCTCAGGAATGAGATTTTGGGCTTATCATGAATAGTCAAGCCCAC
The DNA window shown above is from Falco naumanni isolate bFalNau1 chromosome 8, bFalNau1.pat, whole genome shotgun sequence and carries:
- the LOC121092462 gene encoding hepatitis A virus cellular receptor 1 homolog isoform X2, coding for MSHFVLFHWIMVQIFIAHAASEAVVRGVVGQPVQLPCLYRVARHQDISDMCWGRGPCPNSKCSNKILHTTGNRVTFRKSQRYNLRGYISYGDVSLTIGKVKAEDAGTYCCRVEIPGWFNDIKQNIRLEVVRAPPVMTTTTRKAPVSPKHVQKTPSAPQATSDHQTIAETAVLLTTTVPGPTTAATDHQATAGTAVLLTTTVPEATTAATKPPAVTTLETIAPPAFAGTANDAFLASIVTTSALPDFPTDFQEADTRIEDDSVFCSPEPVPLPGVTTEFPSTLSAAEGTKSAHIFLMVEEVPSAATTPPVPAMLQTPKRTFASTVCQLWRSHCLSHSGVRSFHIDALTVVLET
- the LOC121092462 gene encoding hepatitis A virus cellular receptor 1 homolog isoform X1; the protein is MSHFVLFHWIMVQIFIAHAASEAVVRGVVGQPVQLPCLYRVARHQDISDMCWGRGPCPNSKCSNKILHTTGNRVTFRKSQRYNLRGYISYGDVSLTIGKVKAEDAGTYCCRVEIPGWFNDIKQNIRLEVVRAPPVMTTTTRKAPVSPKHVQKTPSAPQATSDHQTIAETAVLLTTTVPGPTTAATDHQATAGTAVLLTTTVPEATTAATKPPAVTTLETIAPPAFAGTANDAFLASIVTTSALPDFPTDFQEADTRIEDDSVFCSPEPVPLPGVTTEFPSTLSAAEGTKSAHIFLMVEEVPSAATTPPVPAMLQTPKRTFASTGISGSSDSKAEKHDGNRDKFVSYGVLIACLIVVSVLFILMPSLLFWKRKHTKKFIIKRT